The following are from one region of the Fundidesulfovibrio soli genome:
- a CDS encoding sigma 54-interacting transcriptional regulator yields the protein MNSVSQLELKVLYEISQIIGQALDLDQTLSDILRILSETLEMKRATITLLDEETNTLAISASHGLSPEEKRRGVYRLDEGVTGRIFQTGKPFVVPDISKEPLFLDKTQSRGMERGRIAFLGVPVTIKGQPGGVLTADRLFSDDVSYDEDVRFLSIVAALIGQFVQLGKQVRAREENLRRENLSLRFKLSKTYHRFFIVGQSQPMTRVHQMIEKVAPTRATVLLLGESGTGKTLTARMIHELSDRAKYPFIKVNCAAIPENLLESELFGYEKGAFTGAAAPKPGRFEEADKGTIFLDEIGELSAGIQSKLLRFLQEREFERLGGIKTRKVDVRIIAATNRDLAEAVTHGEFREDLYYRLNVFPVLVPSLRERREDIPALLNHFLDKLSREYGRRLSFTPRALDALVKYDWPGNVREMENLVERLSIMVEDERIDLADVPPYFFTAGKPAPQASLDGQASLKDMEKREVMAALERHNWVQSRAARELGLTLRQMGYRIRKFGLERMVNERRGRDQDLDLG from the coding sequence ATGAACAGCGTCAGCCAGCTGGAACTGAAAGTCCTTTACGAAATTTCGCAAATCATCGGTCAGGCCCTGGATCTGGACCAGACCCTGAGCGACATACTGCGCATCCTCTCCGAAACCCTGGAGATGAAGCGCGCCACCATCACCCTGCTCGACGAGGAGACCAACACCCTGGCCATCAGCGCCTCCCACGGGCTCAGCCCGGAGGAGAAGCGGCGCGGCGTCTACCGCCTGGACGAGGGTGTCACCGGGCGCATCTTCCAGACGGGCAAGCCCTTCGTGGTGCCCGACATCAGCAAGGAGCCCCTGTTCCTGGACAAGACCCAGTCGCGCGGAATGGAGCGCGGGCGCATCGCTTTCCTGGGCGTGCCCGTTACCATCAAGGGCCAGCCCGGCGGCGTGCTCACCGCCGACCGCCTCTTCAGCGACGACGTCTCCTACGACGAGGACGTGCGCTTCCTCTCCATCGTGGCCGCGCTCATCGGGCAGTTCGTGCAGCTGGGCAAGCAGGTGCGCGCCCGGGAGGAGAACCTGCGGCGCGAAAACCTGTCGCTTCGCTTCAAGCTCTCCAAGACCTACCACCGCTTCTTCATCGTGGGCCAGAGCCAGCCCATGACCCGCGTGCACCAGATGATCGAGAAAGTGGCCCCCACCAGGGCCACGGTGCTGCTGCTGGGCGAGTCGGGCACGGGCAAGACCCTCACGGCGCGCATGATCCACGAGCTCTCCGACCGGGCCAAGTATCCCTTCATCAAGGTCAACTGCGCGGCCATCCCGGAAAACCTGCTGGAGTCGGAGCTCTTCGGCTACGAGAAGGGCGCCTTCACCGGCGCGGCCGCGCCCAAGCCCGGCCGCTTCGAGGAGGCCGACAAGGGCACCATCTTCCTGGACGAGATCGGCGAGCTTTCGGCGGGCATCCAGTCCAAGCTGCTGCGCTTCCTGCAGGAGCGCGAGTTCGAGCGCCTGGGCGGCATCAAGACCCGCAAGGTGGACGTGCGCATCATCGCGGCCACCAACCGCGACCTGGCCGAGGCCGTGACCCACGGCGAGTTCCGGGAGGACCTCTACTACCGCCTCAACGTGTTCCCCGTGCTGGTGCCCTCGCTGCGCGAGCGCCGGGAGGACATCCCCGCGCTGCTCAACCACTTCCTGGACAAGCTCTCCCGCGAGTACGGGCGCAGGCTCTCCTTCACGCCCAGGGCCCTGGACGCCCTGGTGAAGTACGACTGGCCCGGCAACGTGCGCGAGATGGAGAACCTGGTGGAGCGCCTCTCCATCATGGTGGAGGACGAGCGCATCGACCTGGCCGACGTGCCGCCCTACTTCTTCACGGCGGGCAAGCCCGCGCCCCAGGCCAGCCTGGACGGCCAGGCCAGCCTCAAGGACATGGAGAAGCGGGAGGTCATGGCCGCCCTGGAACGCCACAACTGGGTGCAGTCGCGCGCGGCCAGGGAGCTTGGACTGACGCTGCGCCAGATGGGCTACCGCATCCGCAAGTTCGGCCTGGAGCGCATGGTCAACGAGCGCCGCGGCCGCGACCAGGACCTGGACCTCGGCTAG